A single genomic interval of Petroclostridium xylanilyticum harbors:
- a CDS encoding thiolase family protein — MSNLKEVVIVSGVRTAIGAFGGSLKDIHQTDLAGLVIREAVKRAGIEDKLVDEVIVGNVGQIAENGFIGRMCSLKAGLPLETTAYSVNRQCGSGLQAVADAVMEIQTGNAEVVVACGTENMSQLPYYVKGARFGYKMGHGQFEDGLLTILTWPMGPYHNGITAENVAERFNVTREEQDAFALSSQEKAIKAIDEGKFKEEILPVEISLGKGQTAIFDTDEHPRRGLTMDKLAKLKPAFKQGGSVTAGNSSGINDGAAAVVLMSREKAEQLGLKPVLTVKGFAVAGNEAEIMGFAPALSTKKLLEKLHLKVEDIDLIELNEAFASQAVAVVRDLGLDINKVNVNGGAIALGHPVGATGTILPVKLMYEMRRRNAKLGLVTMCIGGGQGISMIFENNLL; from the coding sequence GTGAGTAATTTAAAGGAGGTAGTCATTGTAAGCGGAGTTAGAACAGCTATAGGGGCCTTTGGTGGAAGTTTAAAAGATATACACCAAACGGATTTGGCCGGCCTTGTAATAAGAGAAGCGGTTAAAAGGGCAGGAATAGAAGATAAACTGGTTGATGAAGTGATAGTAGGAAATGTGGGGCAGATTGCAGAAAATGGATTTATAGGACGCATGTGCTCCCTAAAAGCAGGACTGCCGCTGGAAACAACAGCTTATTCTGTTAACAGGCAGTGCGGGTCGGGATTGCAGGCGGTAGCAGATGCAGTAATGGAAATTCAAACCGGGAACGCCGAGGTGGTAGTAGCCTGCGGTACAGAAAACATGAGCCAATTGCCCTACTATGTCAAGGGGGCAAGATTTGGATACAAAATGGGCCATGGACAGTTTGAAGATGGATTACTTACCATTTTAACCTGGCCGATGGGTCCCTATCACAATGGAATCACAGCGGAAAATGTAGCAGAAAGATTTAACGTAACAAGAGAAGAGCAGGATGCATTTGCGTTATCCAGCCAGGAAAAAGCAATCAAAGCAATCGATGAAGGAAAATTTAAAGAAGAGATTCTTCCTGTGGAGATTTCCTTAGGAAAAGGGCAGACAGCCATATTTGATACCGATGAGCATCCGAGAAGAGGCTTAACCATGGATAAGCTTGCAAAATTAAAGCCTGCTTTTAAACAGGGAGGGTCTGTAACGGCAGGTAACTCTTCAGGTATAAATGATGGAGCCGCAGCAGTAGTGTTGATGTCCAGGGAAAAAGCCGAACAGCTTGGATTAAAGCCGGTATTAACGGTCAAAGGATTTGCAGTAGCAGGAAACGAAGCTGAAATTATGGGATTTGCACCGGCACTGTCAACAAAGAAACTTTTAGAAAAGTTACATCTAAAAGTTGAAGATATAGACCTGATTGAATTAAATGAGGCTTTTGCATCTCAAGCAGTGGCAGTTGTAAGGGATTTAGGCCTGGATATAAATAAAGTCAATGTAAATGGAGGCGCAATAGCGCTGGGGCATCCTGTAGGTGCAACCGGTACTATCTTACCAGTTAAATTAATGTATGAGATGAGAAGGCGAAATGCAAAATTAGGTCTGGTGACTATGTGTATAGGAGGTGGTCAGGGGATATCAATGATCTTTGAAAACAACCTGTTATAA
- a CDS encoding 3-hydroxyacyl-CoA dehydrogenase family protein, giving the protein MKKVAVVGAGLMGSGIAQTVAQAGIEVINIDISNEQIKNARDKIAANLDKLLQKGKMTFETINNILDKLSYSNSYEGVKGANLIIEAVPEKMDLKKKVFSELDKLADENTIIVSNTSGLSISEMASVTTRVDKIMGVHFFYPAPIMKLVELIRGLGTSDETFNIVKEFSLKINKEPVEAPELPGFLVNRILVPMMNEGAFCVMEGAKPEDVDKAMKLGANLPMGPLELADFVGLDVMLATMEGLYQGFADSKYRPCPLIKTLVNAGHLGRKSGKGFYEYK; this is encoded by the coding sequence ATTAAAAAGGTTGCTGTCGTAGGAGCCGGCTTAATGGGCAGCGGGATAGCCCAGACGGTAGCCCAGGCAGGAATTGAAGTAATCAATATAGACATTTCCAACGAGCAGATAAAAAATGCCAGGGATAAGATAGCTGCAAATTTGGATAAATTGTTACAAAAGGGTAAGATGACGTTTGAAACGATAAATAACATATTAGACAAGTTAAGTTACAGCAACAGCTATGAGGGTGTCAAGGGAGCCAACTTAATCATAGAAGCAGTACCCGAAAAAATGGATTTGAAGAAAAAGGTATTTAGTGAATTAGATAAATTAGCAGATGAAAATACAATCATTGTTTCAAACACATCAGGTCTTAGTATATCTGAAATGGCATCAGTTACTACAAGAGTTGATAAGATAATGGGAGTACATTTCTTTTACCCAGCCCCCATTATGAAATTGGTGGAACTAATCAGGGGACTGGGAACATCCGATGAGACTTTTAATATAGTAAAGGAATTTTCATTAAAAATCAATAAAGAACCGGTGGAAGCACCGGAATTGCCGGGTTTTCTTGTTAACAGGATACTGGTACCAATGATGAATGAAGGAGCCTTTTGTGTGATGGAAGGCGCAAAACCCGAGGATGTGGATAAAGCAATGAAGCTTGGGGCGAACCTTCCTATGGGTCCACTGGAACTAGCGGATTTTGTTGGACTTGACGTTATGCTTGCCACCATGGAAGGCTTATACCAGGGCTTTGCCGATTCAAAATACAGGCCGTGCCCTCTAATCAAAACTTTGGTGAATGCCGGTCACCTTGGAAGAAAAAGTGGTAAGGGATTTTATGAATATAAATAA
- the fabG gene encoding 3-oxoacyl-ACP reductase FabG, whose translation MRLKDKIAIITGAGRGLGKGIALKLAREGAKAVVSDIDVENANNTCKEIQEFGGTAIAVRTNIAVKEDVDKLFKETAEKFGDVDILVNNAGINRDSMLHKMTQEQWDQVIAVNLTGTFYCTQTAAKLMRERQYGRIINIASASWLGNIGQANYAASKAGVVGLTKTAARELAAKNVTVNAICPGFIDTDMTRGVPPKVWDIMISKIPAGRAGKPEDVANLVAFLASDEASYITGEVINVGGGMVL comes from the coding sequence ATGAGGTTAAAAGATAAAATTGCCATTATTACAGGAGCAGGCCGGGGGCTGGGAAAAGGAATCGCTTTAAAATTGGCCAGAGAAGGAGCCAAGGCTGTAGTAAGTGATATTGATGTTGAAAATGCCAATAACACCTGCAAGGAAATCCAGGAATTTGGCGGTACAGCCATAGCAGTACGGACCAATATAGCTGTAAAAGAAGATGTTGATAAATTATTTAAGGAAACAGCAGAAAAGTTTGGCGACGTTGATATATTGGTAAATAATGCTGGTATCAATAGAGACAGTATGCTGCACAAAATGACCCAGGAACAGTGGGACCAGGTAATAGCAGTAAACTTAACCGGCACATTTTATTGTACCCAAACGGCAGCAAAATTAATGAGAGAAAGGCAGTATGGAAGGATTATAAATATAGCATCTGCCAGCTGGTTAGGCAACATTGGACAGGCCAATTATGCTGCATCCAAAGCAGGGGTGGTAGGTCTTACAAAGACTGCTGCAAGGGAACTGGCAGCAAAAAATGTAACTGTAAATGCTATATGTCCCGGCTTTATAGATACGGATATGACAAGGGGAGTGCCTCCGAAAGTATGGGATATTATGATCAGTAAAATACCTGCAGGGAGAGCCGGAAAACCGGAGGATGTTGCGAATCTTGTAGCCTTTTTAGCTTCAGATGAAGCATCATACATTACCGGTGAAGTCATTAATGTAGGTGGTGGAATGGTCTTATAA
- a CDS encoding acyl CoA:acetate/3-ketoacid CoA transferase gives MKAKFISSKEAAAMIKDGATIATVAMTLISASESVLKAIENSFLETGRPKNLTLLHSAGQSDRVRGIQHLAHEGLVTRIIGSHWGLQPRWMEMIANNKVEAYCMPQGQIAQLYRSMACGLPGKLSKVGLRTFIDPRLEGGKMNERTKDLPDLVEVVNFKGEEYLFYNAIPLDFVIIRGTTADEMGNITTEEEAMKLEVLPAVLAAKRFGGKVIAQVKRVAQIGTLHPKQVVVPGVFVDAIVVCENPMEDHRQTSSWYFDPAYCGDIRVPVSSIKPLPMSIRKVIGRRAMMELKKDTIINLGTGIPNDVIGSIAAEEGISDDIMITVESGIYGGVQEGGIDFGIGKNLYAMIEHHAQMDFYNGAGVDFTFMGAGEMDIEGNVNSTKMGNRCTGAGGFIDITQNAKHVIFCSTFTAKGLEINFDGGKLNIVQEGSVKKLVSKVGQISYNGLLAREKGQRMHFVTERAVFELRKEGPVLIEIAPGVDLKRDILDQMEFKPIIDKDLKIMDSRIFQEGSFGLKDLLK, from the coding sequence ATGAAAGCAAAATTTATTAGCAGTAAAGAAGCAGCTGCAATGATAAAAGATGGTGCTACCATTGCTACTGTTGCCATGACGTTGATAAGTGCATCTGAATCTGTGTTAAAAGCAATAGAGAATAGTTTTCTAGAGACAGGAAGACCCAAAAATCTAACTTTACTACATTCTGCCGGTCAAAGTGACAGAGTCCGTGGAATACAGCATCTTGCCCATGAAGGATTGGTGACAAGAATCATTGGTTCTCACTGGGGACTTCAGCCAAGATGGATGGAGATGATAGCAAATAATAAGGTGGAGGCATATTGCATGCCCCAGGGACAAATTGCACAACTATACAGGTCAATGGCATGCGGGCTACCGGGAAAATTATCTAAAGTGGGCTTAAGAACATTTATTGACCCAAGGTTAGAAGGTGGTAAGATGAATGAAAGGACCAAAGACCTGCCTGACCTGGTTGAAGTTGTAAATTTCAAAGGAGAAGAATATCTATTTTACAATGCAATACCGCTTGATTTTGTCATAATCAGGGGGACTACTGCCGATGAAATGGGAAATATTACTACCGAAGAAGAAGCCATGAAACTTGAAGTCCTTCCTGCGGTTTTAGCAGCTAAGCGTTTTGGGGGGAAGGTTATAGCCCAGGTGAAGAGAGTGGCACAAATAGGGACGCTTCATCCTAAACAGGTTGTTGTCCCGGGAGTTTTTGTGGATGCAATCGTAGTTTGTGAAAATCCAATGGAAGATCACAGGCAAACCTCTTCATGGTACTTTGACCCCGCATACTGTGGTGATATAAGAGTCCCTGTGAGCAGCATCAAACCACTGCCAATGTCTATCAGAAAGGTAATTGGAAGAAGGGCTATGATGGAACTTAAAAAGGATACTATCATTAATCTTGGCACAGGAATACCCAATGATGTAATAGGCTCAATCGCCGCAGAAGAGGGTATATCCGATGATATTATGATAACGGTCGAATCAGGCATATATGGAGGTGTTCAAGAAGGGGGTATAGATTTTGGGATAGGAAAAAATTTATATGCCATGATTGAACATCATGCTCAGATGGATTTCTATAACGGAGCTGGGGTTGATTTTACCTTTATGGGTGCAGGTGAGATGGATATTGAAGGAAATGTCAACTCTACCAAAATGGGTAACCGGTGCACAGGAGCCGGTGGGTTTATAGATATTACGCAGAATGCTAAACACGTTATTTTCTGCTCTACGTTTACCGCAAAAGGTTTGGAAATTAATTTTGATGGTGGAAAACTGAATATAGTGCAAGAAGGCTCAGTAAAAAAATTAGTTAGTAAAGTTGGTCAAATATCCTATAATGGATTGCTAGCCAGGGAAAAAGGACAGAGAATGCATTTTGTTACAGAAAGGGCGGTATTTGAATTGAGAAAAGAAGGACCGGTTCTAATAGAAATTGCACCCGGTGTAGATTTAAAAAGAGATATACTTGATCAAATGGAGTTTAAGCCTATCATTGATAAAGATTTGAAGATAATGGATTCAAGGATTTTTCAGGAAGGAAGTTTTGGTTTAAAAGATTTATTAAAATAA
- a CDS encoding class I adenylate-forming enzyme family protein, whose product MNSTDIGVWPLNIVQGMIKEVYNNIEYDVFEEKPDNLYMSLVNTANLYPDKLALIEQNRKVTFREFKELVDIVASNLYSIYDVRKGDRVALLMVNSIDFCVSFYALAKLGSISVPLSTKSKSTELIHPLKDSGAKILILNEQWWKNVKDIIHLTSIEYCIISGSKCCRNINGKVMETLYKKEEAGIGIEYDLPKAHDPAVIMYTSGTTGSPKGALLSHFNILHGVISYKRIFNLSSDDSTIIAIPIFHITGLAALLALFVHIGGTIYLLPYFDAQKVLDVIKTNHITFLHGSPTVFILLLEQSRNFGELKSLKKAACGSANMPPEVLAKIKRWLTHMDFHTVYGLTETSSPATVFPTDVYSSSKIGSSGLPIPGLEIKIVDEQGNQLSPNEVGELLVKGPVVLEKYWNNTEATANSIKDGWFKTGDLAKIDDDGYIYILDRKKDMINRGGEKVYCLEVENVLYDHPAIKEVAVIGVPDSVYGEVVKAVIVLNKGCTLTEKEIREWMSKRLAKYKIPQYIQFIDDMPRTDNGKISKKLIREIYG is encoded by the coding sequence ATGAATTCAACAGATATTGGTGTTTGGCCGCTCAACATCGTACAAGGTATGATAAAAGAGGTTTATAACAATATAGAATATGATGTTTTTGAGGAAAAGCCGGATAACCTATATATGAGTCTCGTCAATACGGCAAATTTATATCCAGATAAACTGGCACTTATAGAGCAGAATAGAAAAGTGACTTTTAGAGAATTTAAGGAATTGGTGGATATAGTTGCTTCAAATCTTTATTCCATTTATGATGTAAGAAAAGGTGATAGAGTAGCTTTATTAATGGTTAACAGCATAGATTTTTGTGTATCTTTTTATGCTTTAGCGAAATTGGGATCGATCTCAGTACCTTTAAGTACAAAGTCTAAAAGTACAGAATTAATCCATCCTTTGAAGGATTCGGGGGCAAAAATTTTGATCTTAAATGAACAATGGTGGAAAAATGTTAAAGATATTATTCATTTAACCTCGATAGAATATTGTATAATATCAGGTAGTAAATGCTGCAGAAATATTAATGGAAAGGTAATGGAGACATTATATAAAAAAGAAGAAGCTGGCATTGGTATAGAGTACGATTTACCAAAAGCTCATGATCCTGCTGTTATTATGTATACTTCAGGTACAACGGGATCACCAAAAGGCGCATTACTCTCACATTTTAATATTTTACATGGCGTTATCAGTTACAAAAGAATTTTTAATTTAAGCTCTGATGATAGTACAATTATTGCTATTCCAATATTTCATATCACGGGACTTGCCGCACTTTTAGCTTTATTTGTTCATATTGGAGGGACGATATATCTTTTACCGTATTTTGATGCTCAAAAAGTGCTTGATGTAATTAAAACCAATCATATAACCTTTCTACATGGTTCACCAACAGTATTTATACTTCTTCTTGAACAGTCTAGAAATTTTGGAGAATTAAAAAGTTTGAAAAAAGCTGCATGTGGCAGTGCCAATATGCCCCCTGAAGTTTTAGCTAAAATCAAAAGATGGTTGACACATATGGATTTTCATACCGTTTATGGTCTTACGGAAACAAGCTCTCCTGCTACTGTTTTTCCAACAGATGTCTACAGCAGCAGCAAAATTGGCTCATCGGGGTTACCTATCCCTGGACTTGAAATAAAAATTGTTGATGAGCAGGGAAATCAACTTTCTCCTAATGAAGTTGGTGAGCTCCTGGTAAAGGGACCGGTGGTTTTGGAAAAGTACTGGAATAATACTGAAGCCACTGCCAATAGCATAAAGGATGGATGGTTTAAAACGGGAGACCTGGCGAAAATTGATGATGACGGGTATATATACATTTTAGATAGGAAAAAGGACATGATCAATCGTGGTGGAGAAAAAGTTTATTGTCTTGAAGTTGAAAATGTTTTATATGACCATCCTGCCATTAAGGAGGTTGCGGTCATAGGAGTACCGGATTCTGTATATGGGGAAGTGGTGAAAGCGGTTATAGTTCTCAATAAAGGATGTACACTTACAGAAAAAGAAATTAGGGAATGGATGAGTAAAAGGCTGGCTAAATATAAAATTCCCCAATATATTCAATTTATTGATGATATGCCGCGTACCGATAACGGTAAGATAAGTAAAAAGCTAATTCGGGAAATTTATGGTTGA
- a CDS encoding LacI family DNA-binding transcriptional regulator, whose amino-acid sequence MKKNTINDIAKIAGVSRSTVSRVLTNNPNVNPITREKVKKIIDIYNYQPNSLARGLVLGRIDIIALIIGDIRNPFYSELTWVIENILSQNGYMVVLCDSEYSTEKEELYLKAAKQYGFAGVVMTSAMESDNLNSVLKSMNCPVVLLNRYLKSFEGDVVILDNFQAGYIATRHLIELGHSKIAILTGPVNSTSSVERFNGYKNALENFGIEYREDFVTHGDLKMETGYEYGLSLLKRKENKPTAVVAGNDLMAIGIIEAYKKMKMRIPEDLSIIGFDDIPISSTASINLTTIRQPFYEMGKMVAELLLKRINNEQCEYRKIILNPQLVVRETTRSIH is encoded by the coding sequence ATGAAAAAAAACACTATCAATGATATCGCAAAAATAGCCGGTGTATCAAGGTCAACAGTATCAAGAGTACTCACTAATAACCCTAACGTTAACCCGATTACTAGGGAAAAAGTAAAAAAAATAATAGACATCTATAACTATCAACCTAATTCTCTTGCCAGAGGATTAGTGCTTGGACGGATAGATATTATTGCCTTGATCATTGGAGATATTAGAAACCCATTTTATTCTGAATTGACATGGGTTATAGAAAATATATTAAGTCAAAATGGCTATATGGTTGTTTTGTGCGATAGCGAGTATAGTACAGAAAAAGAAGAATTATATCTCAAAGCTGCAAAACAATATGGCTTTGCAGGTGTTGTTATGACATCAGCTATGGAAAGTGACAATCTTAATTCTGTTTTAAAATCCATGAATTGTCCAGTCGTACTTTTAAATAGATATCTTAAATCCTTTGAAGGTGATGTAGTAATACTTGATAATTTTCAGGCAGGTTATATAGCAACAAGACATTTAATAGAACTGGGACACAGCAAAATAGCAATTTTAACCGGTCCAGTCAATTCTACATCAAGCGTGGAACGGTTTAACGGATATAAAAATGCACTAGAAAACTTTGGTATTGAATACCGCGAAGATTTTGTAACCCACGGAGATTTAAAAATGGAGACAGGGTATGAATATGGGCTATCATTGCTTAAAAGAAAAGAAAATAAACCTACTGCAGTAGTGGCAGGAAACGATCTTATGGCTATCGGAATCATCGAAGCATACAAAAAAATGAAGATGAGAATTCCAGAGGACTTAAGTATAATAGGATTTGACGATATACCTATATCATCAACAGCCAGCATTAACCTGACCACTATAAGGCAACCATTTTATGAAATGGGAAAGATGGTTGCAGAACTCCTATTAAAACGTATTAATAATGAACAGTGCGAATATAGAAAAATTATTTTGAATCCCCAATTAGTAGTTAGAGAGACTACCAGATCAATCCATTGA
- a CDS encoding transposase family protein: MNTNYDIIRKLIGLQGIEVIYSNVNNGIFEVFAISAFDFAVCPHCGRITYTVHDKRYQTYKHLPIWGMDTVIMLEKKRYVCDCNPEHPFDEYFAFIRKYQRYTIAYE; encoded by the coding sequence ATGAATACCAATTATGATATTATCCGAAAACTAATTGGATTGCAAGGGATAGAGGTAATCTATTCCAATGTAAATAATGGTATATTTGAAGTATTTGCAATATCTGCGTTTGATTTTGCCGTGTGTCCCCATTGTGGTCGTATCACGTATACCGTGCATGACAAAAGGTATCAGACATATAAGCATCTGCCTATATGGGGCATGGATACGGTTATCATGCTTGAGAAAAAGCGTTATGTCTGCGATTGTAACCCAGAACATCCATTTGATGAATACTTTGCTTTTATCAGAAAATATCAGCGTTATACTATTGCCTATGAGTAA
- a CDS encoding ISL3 family transposase: MFTLAHKNTIKNVSNIVGASEGACQRIYSHYAKESLAACKPGPLRLLGIDDIATRKGHNYDTIIYNQETGKVVAILSGRKKEDVVSYLKSLPEDVRLGIEAISMDMSKSYCYSVLECLPNAKPVIDRFHISQHLHNCVDDERKHIQNHARKHGEKGEVFKIRWAILKNIEDLSAEEYNNLLMAFSKYEELENLHYLKEEFRIFFDITTKEDALAFLSYYKDLVAEYDIPKLKEFIKTLDNWMPYILNYYDYPISNGTTEGNNHKVKNIKRRAYGYRNRDNWEIRVKYEFECA; this comes from the coding sequence ATCTTTACGCTAGCCCATAAAAACACTATTAAAAATGTCAGTAATATTGTAGGCGCTAGTGAAGGCGCATGCCAAAGGATATACAGCCATTATGCAAAAGAATCCCTTGCAGCATGTAAGCCTGGGCCACTTAGACTTTTAGGTATTGATGATATCGCCACTAGAAAAGGCCATAACTATGATACGATCATCTATAATCAGGAAACCGGTAAGGTAGTTGCTATTCTCTCCGGTAGAAAGAAGGAAGATGTAGTATCCTACCTTAAAAGTTTACCGGAAGATGTAAGGCTTGGAATTGAAGCAATTTCTATGGACATGAGCAAAAGCTACTGCTATTCGGTATTAGAATGCCTGCCCAATGCAAAGCCGGTTATAGATAGATTCCATATATCACAACATCTTCATAACTGTGTAGATGATGAAAGAAAGCATATTCAAAATCATGCACGTAAGCATGGCGAAAAAGGTGAAGTATTTAAAATACGCTGGGCTATATTAAAAAACATAGAAGACCTTAGCGCTGAGGAATATAACAATCTGCTGATGGCTTTTTCAAAATATGAGGAGTTAGAAAATCTTCATTACCTCAAAGAAGAATTCAGGATCTTCTTTGATATTACAACCAAGGAAGATGCTTTAGCATTCTTATCATATTACAAAGACCTGGTAGCAGAGTATGATATTCCTAAGCTAAAGGAATTCATAAAAACTCTTGATAACTGGATGCCATATATCCTAAATTATTACGACTATCCGATATCTAATGGCACTACAGAAGGCAATAACCATAAGGTTAAAAACATTAAGCGTAGAGCCTATGGATATCGTAACCGTGATAATTGGGAAATTAGAGTAAAATACGAATTTGAATGTGCTTAA
- the scfB gene encoding thioether cross-link-forming SCIFF peptide maturase, producing MMHKFSMNGINIVLDVYSGAVHIVDDIVYEVLDHYIQNSRNDIIKILGNKYSVEQLEEAYNEIAELQEKGLLFTHDPYQEYINFWDKQSVVKALCLHVSHDCNLRCQYCFASTGSFHGDRLLMSSEVGKKAIDFVINNSGKRRNIEIDFFGGEPLMNFNVVKDVVEYAKAQGAKYGKEFRFTITTNGLLLNEEIKKYINENMSNIVLSLDGTKEVNDEMRVRVDGRGCYDDIVPKFIDMADSRGQDNYYVRGTFTRKNLDFAKDVLHLADLGFKQISVEPVVAPESEGYALKEEDLPVLFKEYEKLAIEYLNRKKQQKGFNFFHFMIDLTQGPCVAKRLSGCGSGYEYLAVTPEGDIYPCHQFVGNPDFKMGNVMSGEFNTNIQNSFRKSNVYTKEKCKDCWAKFYCSGGCPANAYQFNGDINEPYSIGCELERKRVECALMIQAALAL from the coding sequence ATGATGCACAAATTTTCAATGAATGGTATTAATATCGTACTGGATGTCTATAGTGGAGCAGTGCATATAGTAGATGATATTGTCTATGAGGTGTTGGACCACTATATTCAAAATAGTAGGAACGATATTATAAAAATACTAGGAAACAAATATTCGGTTGAACAATTAGAAGAAGCGTACAATGAAATTGCTGAACTTCAGGAGAAAGGGTTACTGTTTACCCATGACCCATACCAGGAATATATAAATTTTTGGGACAAACAGTCGGTTGTAAAAGCCCTATGTCTGCATGTATCCCACGATTGTAATTTGAGATGTCAGTATTGTTTTGCTTCTACCGGCAGCTTCCATGGTGATAGGTTGCTGATGAGCAGTGAAGTGGGGAAAAAGGCAATAGATTTTGTAATAAATAATTCTGGGAAACGTCGAAATATTGAAATTGATTTTTTTGGCGGGGAACCATTGATGAATTTCAATGTAGTGAAGGATGTTGTTGAATACGCAAAGGCTCAAGGAGCAAAATATGGAAAAGAGTTCCGTTTTACCATTACTACCAATGGATTGCTGCTCAATGAAGAGATAAAAAAATATATAAATGAGAATATGTCTAATATTGTTTTAAGCCTGGATGGGACAAAAGAAGTAAATGATGAGATGAGAGTCAGGGTTGATGGTAGAGGTTGTTATGACGATATTGTCCCTAAATTTATTGATATGGCAGATTCCAGGGGACAGGATAATTATTATGTAAGAGGTACATTTACAAGAAAAAATCTTGATTTTGCAAAAGATGTGCTGCACCTCGCAGATTTGGGTTTTAAACAAATTTCTGTAGAACCTGTGGTTGCGCCAGAAAGTGAAGGGTACGCATTGAAGGAAGAAGACCTGCCTGTATTATTTAAAGAGTATGAAAAGCTGGCGATAGAGTATCTTAATAGGAAAAAACAACAAAAAGGATTTAATTTTTTTCATTTTATGATTGACTTAACACAGGGACCATGTGTAGCCAAAAGACTTTCCGGATGCGGTTCCGGATATGAGTATCTTGCTGTAACGCCGGAAGGGGATATATATCCCTGCCACCAATTTGTAGGAAATCCGGATTTTAAAATGGGTAATGTAATGTCTGGAGAATTTAATACAAATATTCAGAATAGTTTCCGGAAATCTAATGTTTATACTAAAGAAAAATGCAAAGATTGCTGGGCCAAATTTTATTGCAGTGGAGGATGTCCGGCAAACGCATACCAGTTTAACGGAGATATTAATGAACCCTATTCAATTGGATGTGAGCTGGAGAGAAAGCGTGTTGAATGCGCATTAATGATACAGGCTGCACTTGCACTATAG
- the scfA gene encoding six-cysteine ranthipeptide SCIFF produces the protein MKHIKTLSGATLKDSAAHGGCGECQTSCQSACKTSCTVANQKCEK, from the coding sequence ATGAAACATATAAAAACGCTTAGCGGTGCTACACTGAAAGATAGTGCAGCTCATGGCGGATGCGGCGAATGCCAGACTTCATGCCAGTCAGCTTGCAAAACTTCGTGTACTGTAGCAAATCAAAAATGCGAGAAATAA